The following proteins are co-located in the Hevea brasiliensis isolate MT/VB/25A 57/8 chromosome 11, ASM3005281v1, whole genome shotgun sequence genome:
- the LOC110639470 gene encoding lactoylglutathione lyase GLX1 has protein sequence MAEVAPNAELLEWPKKDKRRFLHVVYRVGDLDRTIKFYTECFGMKLLRKRDVPEEKYSNAFLGFGSEETNFVVELTYNYGVTSYDIGDGFGHFAIATQDVYKLVEDIRAKGGIISREPGPVKGGTTVIAFAKDPDGYIFELIQRGPTPEPLCQVMLRVGDLDRSIQFYEKALGMKFLRKVDNPQYKYTLAMMGYADEYETTVLELTYNYGVTEYSKGNAYAQVAIGTDDVYKSAEVVNLVTQELGGKITRQPGPLPGINTKITSFLDPDGWKTVLVDNEDFLKELQKGDSA, from the exons ATGGCTGAGGTTGCTCCAAATGCTGAGCTATTGGAATGGCCAAAGAAGGATAAGCGCCGATTCCTTCATGTCGTGTATCGTGTTGGCGATCTGGATCGCACCATAAA ATTTTATACTGAATGCTTTGGGATGAAGTTGTTGAGGAAAAGAGATGTTCCAGAGGAAAAGTACTCTAATGCATTTCTTGGGTTTGGCTCTGAAGAGACTAATTTTGTTGTGGAGCTGACTTACA ATTATGGAGTGACTTCATATGATATTGGAGATGGTTTTGGGCATTTTGCAATTGCGACTCAGGAT GTATACAAGTTGGTTGAAGACATCCGTGCCAAGGGTGGCATTATCTCTAGGGAGCCTGGTCCAGTCAAAGGTGGGACTACTGTTATTGCCTTTGCAAAGGATCCAGATGGTTATATTTTTGAACTCATTCAAAGAGGACCAACTCCTGAGCCCCTGTGCCAAGTAATGCTTCGTGTTGGTGATCTGGATCGTTCTATCCAGTTCTATGAAAAG GCCTTAGGCATGAAGTTTTTAAGGAAGGTTGATAATCCCCAGTACAAG TATACCTTGGCGATGATGGGCTATGCAGATGAATATGAGACAACTGTTCTTGAGTTGACTTACAATTATGGTGTGACTGAATATTCCAAGGGAAATGCATATGCGCAG GTTGCAATTGGTACTGATGATGTCTACAAAAGTGCTGAGGTTGTCAACTTGGTTACCCAAGAGCTTGGTGGGAAAATAACTCGACAACCTGGACCACTTCCTGGAATTAACACTAAAATTACTTCTTTTCTAGACCCAGATGGCTGGAAAACG
- the LOC110639463 gene encoding 5'-adenylylsulfate reductase 1, chloroplastic produces the protein MAFSVVYSSSSSATAISATRYSRSSELKAPQIGSLRLLDRPATVNLSQRRFAVKSKRNDSIVPLAATIVEPEVVEKIEVEDYEQLAKDLENSSPLEIMDKALDEFGNDIAIAFSGAEDVALIEYAKLTGRPFRVFSLDTGRLNPETYRFFDAVEKHYDIHIEYMFPDAVEVQALVRSKGLFSFYEDGHQECCRVRKVRPLRRALKGLSAWITGQRKDQSPGTRSEIPVVQVDPVFEGMDGGVGSLIKWNPLANVDGVNVWNFLRAMNVPVNSLHSQGYVSIGCEPCTRPVLPGQHEREGRWWWEDAKAKECGLHKGNLKQDGALLNGNGNGAAGVADIFNSQNLVNLSRTGIENLLRLENRKEPWIVVLYAPWCQFCQGMEQSYLELADKLAGSGVKVGKFRADGDQKEFAKQELQLGSFPTILLFPKHSSRPIKYPSEKRDVDSLMTFVSALR, from the exons ATGGCTTTCAGCGTagtttattcttcttcttcttctgcaaCTGCAATCTCTGCTACCCGTTATTCGCGCTCCTCTGAGCTCAAAG CTCCTCAAATTGGTTCTTTGCGTTTGTTGGATCGCCCGGCGACCGTGAACCTCTCTCAACGGCGGTTCGCGGTGAAGTCCAAACGGAATGACTCCATCGTCCCTCTCGCGGCAACTATCGTTGAGCCTG AGGTGGTGGAGAAAATAGAGGTGGAGGACTATGAGCAGTTGGCCAAGGATCTTGAGAACTCTTCTCCTTTGGAGATTATGGACAAGGCGCTTGATGAGTTTGGCAATGATATTGCTATTGCATTCAG TGGTGCTGAAGATGTTGCATTAATTGAGTACGCCAAGCTAACCGGTAGACCCTTTAGGGTGTTCAGTCTGGACACTGGGAGGTTGAACCCAGAAACATATAGGTTCTTTGATGCTGTTGAGAAGCATTACGACATCCATATTGAATACATGTTTCCTGATGCTGTTGAAGTTCAAGCATTGGTAAGGAGCAAGGGCCTGTTCTCTTTCTATGAGGATGGGCACCAAGAGTGCTGCCGTGTGAGAAAGGTGAGACCCTTGAGGAGAGCTCTCAAGGGGCTAAGTGCTTGGATCACTGGCCAAAGAAAAGATCAGTCCCCTGGCACAAGGTCTGAAATTCCTGTTGTTCAGGTGGACCCAGTTTTTGAGGGAATGGATGGTGGGGTTGGCAGTCTGATCAAGTGGAATCCTTTGGCAAATGTTGACGGGGTAAATGTATGGAACTTCCTTCGAGCAATGAATGTGCCTGTAAACTCATTGCATTCACAGGGGTACGTCTCAATTGGCTGTGAGCCTTGCACAAGACCCGTTCTTCCTGGCCAACACGAGAGAGAAGGGAGATGGTGGTGGGAGGATGCTAAGGCTAAGGAATGCGGGCTTCACAAAGGAAATCTGAAACAGGATGGAGCCCTACTTAATGGCAATGGAAATGGGGCTGCTGGTGTTGCTGATATTTTCAACTCacagaatttggtcaatttgagcAGGACTGGAATAGAGAATTTATTAAGATTGGAGAACAGAAAGGAACCATGGATTGTTGTTCTTTATGCTCCATGGTGCCAATTTTGCCAGGGCATGGAACAATCGTATCTTGAATTGGCTGATAAGTTGGCCGGAAGTGGAGTGAAGGTGGGGAAGTTCAGGGCAGATGGTGATCAGAAAGAATTTGCCAAGCAAGAATTACAGCTGGGAAGCTTTCCTACAATACTTCTCTTTCCCAAACACTCCTCTAGGCCGATTAAGTATCCCTCAGAGAAGAGGGATGTAGATTCCTTGATGACTTTTGTCAGTGCTCTCCGCTGA